The following proteins are encoded in a genomic region of Phalacrocorax carbo chromosome 2, bPhaCar2.1, whole genome shotgun sequence:
- the LOC104049520 gene encoding E3 ubiquitin-protein ligase TRIM7-like produces the protein MARAVLALGESLQAEATCPVCLELFSEPVITECGHSFCGPCMAAVLGSPPRPAACPQCRATVGPESLRPNRSLGAMAELAGALGDEARRPRCPAHGEALGLFCPSCRTLLCALCREGPRHRDHRALLAEEAARQLRETLQSNLVFLQKEKEEFKPKGEEKSDGLLGKVSSERQRVRDTFKQLQQFLQQQEGVLLAQLDQAHGELAKERREYISSVSERKSLLDTLIAEIEKKRDQPVVEFLMDVGKTLSSCEAAKAPVPEPVSPELQRTVNNLSEISQLVVGVVAKFKVNLLSEMDRERVKVTLDPETAGPHLVISKDHKTLRMGEGQQNLLDSPKRFTGSPSVLGSQGFTAGRHYWELEVGDGDSWAVGVAVESVRRKDSLSMAMGKIWALRRDWDQQYTALHMPPAPLALQKEPRQIRVHLDYEAGQVTFYNAENMVQILEFKASFTEKVFPYFWLWSKETYIQLRD, from the exons ATGGCGCGGGCCGTGCTGGCGCTGGGCGAGAGCCTGCAGGCCGAGGCCACCTGCCCCGTCTGCCTGGAGCTCTTCTCCGAGCCCGTTATCACCGAGTGCGGGCACAGTTTCTGCGGGCCCTGCATGGCGGCCGTGCTGGggagccccccgcgccccgccgcctgTCCCCAGTGTCGCGCAACCGTGGGCCCCGAGTCGCTGCGGCCCAACCGCTCGCTGGGGGCCATGGCGGAGCTGGCGGGGGCGCTGGGGGACGAGGCGCGCCGGCCTCGCTGCCCGGCCCACGGCGAGGCCCTCGGCCTCTTCTGCCCGAGCTGCCGCACGCTGCTCTGTGCCCTGTGCCGAGAGGGGCCGCGGCACCGCGACCACCGCGCGCTGCTCGCCGAGGAGGCCGCCCGGCAGCTGCGG gaGACACTCCAGAGCAACCTGGTTTTtctacaaaaagagaaagaagaatttaagcccaaaggagaagagaaaagcgATGGCCTGCTG GGGAAGGTGTCCTCGGAGCGGCAAAGGGTGCGCGACACCTtcaagcagctgcagcagttcctgcagcagcaggagggtgtCCTGCTGGCCCAGCTCGACCAGGCACATGGGGAGCTCGCCAAGGAGCGCCGCGAATACATCTCCAGTGTTTCGGAGAGAAAATCGCTGCTGGACACGCTGATTGCGGAGATAGAGAAGAAACGTGACCAGCCGGTGGTGGAATTCCTTATG gATGTTGGCAAAACCCTGAGCAG CTGCGAGGCAGCAAAGGCCCCAGTCCCAGAGCCAGTTTCCCCGGAGCTGCAGAGGACTGTTAATAACCTCTCTGAGATAAGCCAGCTGGTTGTGGGTGTGGTGGCCAAATTCAAAG TGAACCTGCTGAGCGAGATGGACAGAGAAAGGG TGAAGGTGACACTGGATCCAGAGACGGCAGGCCCGCATCTGGTCATCTCGAAGGACCACAAAACTCTGCGGATGGGAGAGGGCCAGCAAAACCTCCTTGACAGCCCCAAGAGATTCACGGGCAGCCCCAGTGTCCTGGGCTCCCAGGGTTTCACAGCTGGGAGGCATTACTGGGAGCTGGAGGTGGGAGACGGAgacagctgggctgtgggggTGGCCGTGGAGTCTGTGCGGAGGAAGGACTCGCTCAGCATGGCCATGGGGAAGATCTGGGCACTGCGGCGGGACTGGGATCAGCAGTACACGGCGCTCCACatgccccccgccccgctggcACTGCAGAAAGAGCCCCGGCAGATCAGAGTCCACCTGGACTATGAAGCAGGCCAAGTGACCTTCTACAATGCAGAAAACATGGTGCAGATCTTGGAGTTCAAGGCCTCCTTCACCGAGAAGGTCTTTCCATACTTTTGGCTCTGGTCAAAAGAAACCTACATCCAGCTGCGTGACTGA
- the CDC25A gene encoding M-phase inducer phosphatase 1 gives MDPAPGCSYRRRLLLLSPTSPASPAVVKSLFPADLSPVSDLRLTMEQLGRGRHESAEQDLGNKTTNGLQRTVSSESTDSGCALDSPGPVTSNDIMEETFEKAILESSRLNTRMPFRRIHSLPQSLLGSSPALKRNHSDSLDSDAFQPLEQDENKENESFEFKKPTKPASRSSVHVHSRDGKGVPGPRQNSSPAQTFPAGEIPVGEQENARPAFLQQSSLTSSESEDDDGFLELLDEQDLKNDEEMPSDVASLWTAPLVMRKTDNRGKRCRLFGSLSQPSGVGRTTQKRMERSQEENSPGKSKKRKSLPGTPSEDSTSLKMVKTQSSTAEIESILDSDQRDLIGDFSKGYLFHTVDGKHQDLKYIDSEMIVSVLTGKFASFIKECVIIDCRYPYEYEGGHIKGAVNLHMEEDVEDYLLKKPIQPSENKRVIIVFHCEFSSERGPRMCRFVRERDRLGNEYPNLHYPELYVLKGGYKDFFLRCRSFCEPQSYRPMHHEDFKEDLKRFRTKSRTWAGEKSKRELYSRLKKL, from the exons ATGGATCCCGCACCGGGCTGTTCCTaccgccgccgcctcctgctcctctccccgACCTCCCCGGCTTCACCCGCCGTGGTCAAGTCTCTTTTTCCCGCCGACCTCTCGCCGGTCTCTGACCTGCGCCTCACCATGGAGCAGCTGGGACGCGG TCGGCATGAAAGCGCTGAGCAAGATCTGGGAAACAAGACTACTAATGGTTTGCAGAGAACAGTGTCATCGGAATCGACAGACTCAG GTTGTGCTTTGGATTCGCCTGGTCCCGTAACATCAAACGATATCATGGAGGAAAC GTTTGAGAAAGCAATTCTTGAATCCAGCAGGCTGAA CACTCGAATGCCTTTCAGAAGAATACATTCACTGCCA CAAAGCCTCCTGGGATCCAGCCCTGCTCTGAAGAGAAACCATTCCGATTCTCTGGATAGCGATGCTTTTCAACCATTGGAACAAGATGAAAATAAGGAGAAT GAATCGTTTGAGTTTAAGAAGCCGACCAAACCAGCTTCTCGTAGTTCTGTGCACGTCCATTCCCGTGACGGAAAAGGGGTTCCTGGACCAAGGCAGAATTCCTCTCCAGCTCAGACA TTTCCTGCTGGTGAAATACCCGTGGGTGAACAGGAGAACGCCAGGCCGGCTTTCCTGCAGCAGTCTTCTCTGACTTCCTCTGAAAGTGAAGATGACGATGGATTCCTGGAGCTGCTAGATGAGCAAGATTTGAAG aaCGATGAGGAGATGCCATCTGATGTGGCGAGCCTCTGGACTGCTCCACTAGTCATGAGGAAAACAGACAATCGG GGCAAACGATGCCGGTTGTTTGGCTCTTTGTCTCAGCCCAGTGGTGTAGGAAGAACCACCCAGAAGAGGATGGAGAGGTCCCAGGAAGAGAATTCTCCAGGGAAaagcaagaagaggaaaagcctGCCTGGAACACCTTCGGAGGATTCAACG AGTTTGAAAATGGTAAAGACGCAATCCTCCACAGCAGAGATCGAAAGCATTTTGGACAGTGACCAGAGAGACCTTATTGGTGACTTCTCGAAG GGTTATTTATTCCACACCGTTGATGGGAAACACcaagatttaaaatatattgactCAGAAATG attgtGTCTGTGCTGACTGGGAAGTTTGCGAGCTTCATCAAGGAATGCGTGATAATTGATTGTAGATACCCCTATGAGTACGAAGGAGGACACATCAAG GGTGCTGTAAACCTTCACATGGAGGAGGATGTGGAAGACTACCTGCTTAAGAAGCCAATCCAGCCGTCGGAGAACAAACGAGTGATAATAGTGTTCCACTGCGAGTTTTCTTCAGAGCGGGGTCCTCGAAT gtGCCGGTTTGTGAGGGAGCGGGACAGGCTGGGTAACGAATACCCCAACCTCCATTACCCGGAGCTCTATGTCCTGAAGGGGGGTTACAAGGACTTCTTCTTAAGATGCCGT agcttCTGCGAGCCCCAGAGCTACCGCCCCATGCACCACGAGGATTTTAAAGAAGACTTGAAAAGGTTCCGCACCAAAAGCCGAACCTGGGCTGGCGAGAAGAGCAAAAGGGAACTGTACAGTCGCCTGAAGAAACTCTAA